One part of the Salvelinus sp. IW2-2015 linkage group LG28, ASM291031v2, whole genome shotgun sequence genome encodes these proteins:
- the LOC111954597 gene encoding pumilio homolog 2 isoform X10: MSVPCSILGMNDVAWQETRGGMLHTNGAPEAGGVRVHGGGSLAAIGVAGQGPGGPHRLQGPNPIPGTPQPPLSGRSQDDATVGYFFQRQPGEQLGGCTSSKHRWPTGDGNHVDQVRTVDEMNYGFQALALESRGMGELLPAKKLWDSDDLSKDGRKGMLLGEEWRENAWGSSHHSVSQPIMVQRRPGQGFHGNGDATSVLSPRSEGGGLGVSMVEYVLSSSPGDKMDGRYRNGGYGGGDADPDGREKGNAQDQTSPFEEDKSPEMKVGEESDTAKANGRGLLNGMDRDCKDFNPTPGSRQASPTEAVERMGPGQAGLEMMVQHQQHQHQQHQHHLQHQTMQPQSKPQQQEDFQNQEAQNMGNMEQQQGVESLQFDYAGNQIQVDSSGTPVGLFDYNSQQQLFQRSNHLTVQQLTAAQQQQYALAAAQQQHLAGLAPAFVPNPYIINTGPPGTDPYTAAGLAAAATLAGPTVVPPQYYGVPWGVYPANLFQQQAASHNANQQGSNQGPGPGQQQVMRPGNNQRPLTPGQGQQSQQESLAAAAAANPALAYAGMPVCLSPAHPGYQMLAPAAYYDQNGTLVMAPGARGGLGGPVRLVQTPLLINPQAAAQAAAAASASGSGNNMSGPQPNGLYRSMSQPQQQPQQQQNQGLPSSSFYGSGSVPASSQSSSLFSHTSQAPPPTSSLGFSGAGGSLGLGSALGGFGSSVSSSTSSSVSRRDSLLANSDLYKRGGGSSLTPIGQPFYNSLGYSSPSPIGLTPGHSPLTPPPSLPSSHGSSSSLHLGGLTNGSGRYISAAPGAEAKYRSAGGTSSLFSSSSQLFPPSRPRYSRSDVMPSGRSRLLEDFRNNRFPNLQLRDLPGHMVEFSQDQHGSRFIQQKLERATPAERQMVFGEILQAAYQLMTDVFGNYVIQKFFEFGSADQKLALATRIRGHVLPLALQMYGCRVIQKALESISSDQQVISDIVRELDGHVLKCVKDQNGNHVVQKCIECVQPQALQFIIDAFQGQVFVLSTHPYGCRVIQRILEHCTQEQTLPILEELHQHSEQLGQKYQGVSLEMTPKTYYTVSSDALFKDQYGNYVIQHVLEHGRPEDKSKIVAEVRGKVLLLSQHKFASNVVEKCVIHSSRAERALLIDEVCCQKDGPHSALYTMMKDQYANYVVQRMIDMAEPAQRKIIMHKIRPHIATLRKYTYGKHILAKLEKYYMKSSTDLGPIGGPTNGLM; the protein is encoded by the exons ATGAGCGTTCCATGCAGCATCCTAGGTATGAATGACGTGGCCTGGCAGGAGACACGAGGCGGGATGCTGCACACAAACGGTGCTCCTGAAGCCGGGGGCGTCAGAGTTCACGGAGGGGGATCCCTGGCCGCCATAGGGGTTGCAGGTCAGGGTCCCGGAGGGCCACACCGTCTGCAGGGACCCAACCCCATCCCAGGCACCCCACAGCCTCCACTAAGTGGGCGCTCTCAGGATGATGCTACAGTGGGCTACTTCTTCCAGAGGCAGCCTGGGGAGCAGCTGGGAGGTTGCACCTCCAGCAAGCACCGTTGGCCCACTGGAGACGGCAACCACGTTGACCAG gTTCGAACTGTGGATGAGATGAACTATGGTTTTCAAGCCCTTGCTTTGGAGTCCAGGGGCATGGGTGAG CTCCTGCCAGCAAAAAAACTGTGGGATTCGGATGACTTGTCCAAGGATGGAAGGAAAGGGATGCTCcttggagaggaatggagggagaatgCTTGGGGATCTTCTC ATCACTCGGTGTCCCAACCAATCATGGTGCAGCGACGACCCGGACAGGGTTTCCATGGGAACGGCGACGCCACCTCCGTGCTGTCCCCTCGCTCCGAGGGCGGAGGCCTGGGCGTGAGCATGGTGGAGTACGTCCTGAGCTCCTCCCCCGGGGACAAGATGGATGGCCGCTACAGGAATGGTGGCTAC GGTGGCGGGGACGCTGACCCGGACGGGAGGGAGAAAGGTAACGCCCAAGACCAGACGTCCCCGTTTGAAGAGGACAAGAGCCCAGAAATGAaagtgggagaggagagtgacACGGCCAAGGCCAATGGGAGAGGCCTGCTCAATGGCATGGACAGAGACTGCAAAGACTTCAA CCCCACCCCAGGAAGTCGCCAGGCCTCCCCCACCGAGGCGGTGGAGAGGATGGGCCCCGGCCAGGCCGGGCTGGAGATGATGGTCCAGCACCAGCAGCACCAGCATCAGCAGCACCAACACCACCTCCAGCACCAGACCATGCAGCCCCAGAGCAAGCCCCAGCAGCAGGAGGACTTCCAGAATCAGGAGGCCCAGAACATGGGCAACATGGAGCAGCAGCAGGGTGTGGAGTCACTCCAGTTCGACTACGCCGGCAACCAGATCCAGGTAGACTCCTCCGGCACCCCTGTCGGCCTGTTTGACTACAACTCCCAGCAGCAG TTGTTCCAGAGGTCCAACCATCTGACTGTCCAGCAGCTCACTGCYGCCCAGCAGCAACAGTATGCCCTGGCTGCTGCCCAGCAACAACACCTTG CCGGCCTTGCTCCCGCGTTCGTGCCAAACCCATACATCATCAACACTGGACCCCCCGGAACCGACCCCTACACCGCTGCTGGACTGGCCGCAGCAGCTACACTTGCcg ggcctacagtggttcctccccAGTACTATGGTGTTCCTTGGGGCGTGTACCCTGCCAACCTCTTCCAGCAACAGGCTGCCAGTCACAACGCTAACCAGCAGGGATCCAATCAGGGACCGGGGCCAGGACAGCAACAG gtgatgCGCCCTGGGAACAACCAGCGCCCTCTCACCCCTGGTCAGGGCCAGCAGAGCCAGCAGGAGTCCCTGGCAGCAGCTGCCGCCGCCAACCCTGCCCTCGCCTACGCTGGTATGCCAG TTTGTCTGTCTCCTGCCCACCCAGGTTACCAGATGCTGGCCCCCGCCGCTTACTACGACCAGAACGGAACCCTGGTGATGGCCCCTGGGGCCCGCGGTGGTCTGGGAGGGCCCGTCCGCCTGGTCCAAACCCCGCTCCTCATCAACCCACAGGCCGCAGCGCAGGCTG CGGCTGCGGCGTCAGCGTCCGGCTCGGGCAACAACATGTCAGGCCCCCAGCCCAACGGCCTGTACCGCTCCATGTCCCAACCCCAGCAGcagccccagcagcagcagaaccAGGGCCTACCCTCCAGCTCCTTCTACGGCTCTGGGTCGGTGCCGGCCAGCTCCCAGAGCAGCTCCCTGTTCTCCCACACCTCCCAGGCTCCACCGCCCACCTCGTCTCTAGGGTTCAGCGGTGCCGGCGGCTCCCTGGGCCTGGGCTCGGCGCTCGGAGGCTTCGGCTCCTCAG tGTCGAGCTCCACCAGCAGCAGTGTCTCTCGCCGCGACTCCCTGCTGGCCAACTCGGACCTGTACAAGCGTGGAGGTGGTAGCAGCCTCACCCCCATTGGTCAGCCCTTCTACAACAGCCTGGGCTACTCCTCGCCCAGTCCCATTGGCCTAACACCGGGCCACTCCCCCCTCACACCCCcaccctctctgccctcctctcacGGCTCCTCCTCCAGCCTTCACCTGG GCGGCCTGACGAACGGTAGCGGGCGCTATATCTCGGCGGCACCCGGCGCTGAGGCCAAGTACCGCAGTGCGGGGGGCACCTCCAGCCTGTTCAGCTCCAGCAGCCAGCTGTTCCCGCCGTCTCGGCCCCGCTACAGCCGCTCAGACGTCATGCCCAGCGGGCGCAGTCGCCTGCTGGAGGACTTCCGCAACAACCGCTTCCCCAACCTGCAGCTGCGTGATCTGCCCGGCCACATGGTGGAGTTCTCCCAGGACCAGCACGGCTCCAG GTTCATCCAGCAGAAGCTGGAGAGGGCCACCccagcagagagacagatggtGTTTGGGGAGATCCTGCAAGCAGCCTATCAGCTGATGACTGACGTGTTTGGCAACTACGTCATCCAGAAGTTCTTTGAG TTTGGCAGTGCGGATCAGAAGCTGGCTCTGGCCACGCGTATCCGCGGCCACGTGCTGCCCCTGGCCCTGCAGATGTATGGCTGCCGGGTCATCCAGAAGGCCCTGGAGTCTATCTCCTCTGACCAGCAGGTAATT AGTGACATCGTACGAGAACTGGACGGTCACGTGCTGAAGTGTGTGAAGGATCAGAACGGGAACCATGTGGTGCAGAAGTGTATCGAGTGTGTCCAGCCCCAGGCCCTGCAGTTCATCATCGACGCCTTCCAGGGCCAG GTGTTTGTGCTGTCCACCCACCCTTACGGCTGCAGGGTGATTCAGAGGATCCTGGAGCACTGCACCCAGGAGCAGACCCTGCCCATCCTGGAGGAGCTGCACCAGCACTCTGAGCAGCTCGGCCAG AAATATCAAGGCGTTTCATTGGAGATGACACCCAAAACATATTATACAGTGTCCAGCGACGCACTGTTTAAG GATCAGTACGGCAACTACGTCATCCAGCACGTCCTGGAGCACGGCAGACCTGAAGATAAGAGCAAAATTGTGGCAGAGGTCCGCGGAAAAGTGCTCCTCCTGAGCCAGCACAAATTTGCAAG TAACGTGGTGGAGAAGTGCGTGATCCACTCGTCCCGTGCCGAGCGGGCCCTGCTGATTGACGAGGTGTGCTGCCAGAAGGACGGCCCCCACAGCGCCCTGTACACCATGATGAAGGACCAGTATGCCAACTACGTGGTGCAGCGGATGATTGACATGGCCGAGCCCGCCCAGCGCAAGATCATCATGCACAAG ATCCGGCCCCACATCGCCACCCTGCGCAAGTACACCTACGGCAAGCACATCCTGGCCAAGCTAGAGAAATACTACATGAAGAGTAGCACTGACCTGGGGCCAATCGGAGGGCCCACCAACGGCCTCATGTAG